In a genomic window of Lonchura striata isolate bLonStr1 chromosome 4, bLonStr1.mat, whole genome shotgun sequence:
- the TMEM154 gene encoding transmembrane protein 154: MRLVALRAPPNRKSMEAPGQLLHVSECVDSDEVRVHLLKKCSSDAPRQEAGNVAVRAQQGGCRSAPQVERSRGGMRSAGLTALLSALALAAGAAGTDPGNDGSGDGSMILPTFTATHLPATSPLTVDDHEPVLASTTESSFDTQSSPSTELNAVNYGDSLEAAEQSILIYVVPVALLVLLILLITFFVMHHKRKKSKQDELGSENVKSPIFEEDTPSVMEIEMEELDKWMNSMNKNGDCECLPTVREEEKESIANPSDGES, encoded by the exons ATGAGGCTGGTAGCATTGAG AGCACCACCCAACAGGAAATCCATGGAAGCCCCTGGCCAGCTCTTACATGTTTCTGAGTGTGTGGACAGTGATGAGGTG AGAGTCCATCTCCTGAAGAAATGCAGCTCAGATGCTCCCCGGCAGGAAGCAGGAAATGTAGCTGTTCGGGCGCAGCAGGGCGGCTGCCGGAGCGCCCCTCAGGTGGAGCGCAGCCGGGGCGGCATGCGGAGCGCCGGGCTCACCGCCCTGCTCTCGGCCCTGGCGCTGGCCGCGGGAGCGGCCGGCACTG ACCCTGGAAATGATGGATCAGGAGATGGATCGATGATATTACCCACTTTTACAGCAACACATCTTCCTGCTACGAGTCCTTTGACTGTGGATGACCATGAGCCAGTACTTGCAAGCACTACTGAAAGCAGCTTTGATACACAGAGTTCTCCAAGTACTGAACTGAATGCTGTGAACTATGGGGACAGCCTAGAAGCAGCAGAACAGTCTATCTTGATATATGTTGTTCCTGTGGCGCTGCTGGTCCTGCTGATTTTGTTGATCACATTTTTTGTAATGCatcataaaaggaaaaaatccaagcaag atGAGCTGGGaagtgaaaatgtaaaaag TCCTATTTTTGAAGAAGACACACCCTCTGTTATGGAGATAGAAATGGAAGAGCTTGATAAATGGATGAACAGCATGAACAAAAATG GTGACTGTGAATGTTTACCTACTgtaagagaagaagaaaaagaatcaaTTGCCAACCCAAG TGATGGTGAATCATGA